The following are encoded together in the Capsulimonas corticalis genome:
- a CDS encoding cation:proton antiporter domain-containing protein → MAVLSADSFASILALVGVVIVVAALMSGFIERSNVPQVAVFLGLGAVLGPAGLHLLNVHLDSPILRVVATLSLALVLFTDAVSLNVPEVQRQTGLALRVLGPGTLLSATLIGLAAWGLLNLSPAASVLLGAALASTDPVLLRGLLRRPDIPSAARQALRLESGLNDVVLLPIVLVAMPFLSAGPLPNVTQWIHMGLNLFLLGPVAGIAVGLVGVAVLDLVRRRVGIRRDYESLYSLGVAFAAFAAAETVHGSGFLAVFAAGLTIAALDVELCDCFLEYGETTAELALLFTFVLLGSSLIWSGFAMLSWAALAFALLTLLSRPVAFAVALAGTKLGKKAHTLISWFGPRGLSTLLLVLLPVFAGVPGGDHLFSICCLVVVMSVILHGGSLMLVRPKSQAAHDAPSAAEVAAAAPPAQDFVLATAVAVPPKKANAARDGGHHGDRTIASGESLDRILPAAQTPRAPAPAGDRITVAEMQRLQEAGENVVVLDVRSERTYNDSDLLAGGALRMDYHHAAELSAKAGIPKDAWVILFCACPDDKTSVYTAGEMRRAGWTHAYALRDGWDAWQAAGLPVAAKAA, encoded by the coding sequence ATGGCCGTATTAAGCGCCGACTCATTTGCATCCATCCTCGCGCTCGTTGGCGTCGTGATTGTCGTCGCGGCGCTGATGTCGGGGTTTATCGAGCGCAGCAACGTCCCGCAGGTCGCGGTTTTTCTGGGATTGGGCGCCGTGCTTGGCCCGGCGGGCCTGCACCTTCTGAATGTCCACCTGGACTCGCCCATTTTGCGCGTGGTGGCGACGCTCAGTCTGGCGCTCGTGCTCTTTACGGACGCCGTGTCTCTCAATGTCCCCGAAGTCCAGCGGCAAACGGGGCTGGCGCTGCGCGTGCTGGGGCCGGGGACGCTGCTTTCGGCGACCTTGATCGGCCTGGCGGCGTGGGGATTGCTGAACCTTTCGCCGGCGGCCTCCGTGCTGCTGGGCGCGGCGCTGGCCTCGACCGATCCCGTGCTGCTGCGCGGCCTGCTGCGCCGGCCGGACATCCCCAGCGCGGCGCGTCAGGCGCTGCGGCTGGAAAGCGGCCTCAATGATGTCGTCCTGCTGCCCATCGTCCTGGTCGCGATGCCGTTTCTAAGCGCCGGGCCGCTGCCCAATGTGACCCAGTGGATCCACATGGGCCTGAATTTATTTTTGCTCGGACCGGTGGCGGGCATTGCCGTGGGACTGGTCGGCGTCGCGGTGCTCGATCTGGTCCGCCGCCGCGTGGGCATTCGGCGCGATTATGAGAGCCTTTACTCGCTGGGCGTCGCCTTCGCGGCCTTTGCCGCCGCCGAAACGGTGCATGGCAGCGGATTTCTCGCCGTGTTCGCGGCGGGGCTGACCATTGCCGCCTTAGACGTGGAGCTCTGCGACTGCTTTCTGGAGTATGGCGAGACGACCGCCGAGCTGGCCTTGCTCTTTACCTTTGTCCTGCTGGGAAGCTCGCTGATCTGGTCCGGGTTCGCCATGCTGTCCTGGGCGGCGCTGGCCTTCGCGCTGCTGACATTGCTTTCGCGTCCGGTGGCGTTTGCGGTTGCTTTGGCGGGCACGAAGCTTGGCAAAAAGGCCCACACGCTGATCTCATGGTTCGGCCCGCGCGGTCTCAGCACATTGCTGCTCGTGCTGCTGCCGGTCTTCGCGGGCGTTCCCGGCGGCGATCATCTCTTCTCGATCTGCTGCCTCGTAGTCGTGATGTCCGTCATTCTGCACGGCGGCTCGCTGATGCTGGTGCGTCCCAAATCGCAGGCGGCGCATGACGCCCCCTCGGCGGCGGAGGTCGCGGCCGCCGCGCCGCCTGCCCAGGATTTCGTGCTGGCCACGGCGGTCGCCGTTCCGCCGAAGAAGGCGAACGCCGCCCGCGACGGCGGCCACCATGGCGACCGGACAATCGCGTCCGGCGAAAGTCTTGACCGGATCCTGCCCGCCGCTCAGACCCCCAGGGCGCCGGCGCCGGCGGGGGATCGAATTACCGTCGCCGAGATGCAGCGCTTGCAGGAGGCCGGCGAAAACGTCGTCGTTCTGGACGTCCGCAGCGAGCGCACGTACAACGACAGCGATCTGCTGGCGGGCGGCGCTCTGCGCATGGACTACCACCACGCCGCCGAGCTGTCCGCCAAGGCGGGGATTCCCAAGGACGCCTGGGTGATCCTCTTCTGCGCCTGCCCGGATGACAAAACCAGCGTCTACACGGCCGGCGAGATGCGCCGCGCCGGCTGGACCCACGCCTACGCCCTGCGCGACGGCTGGGACGCCTGGCAGGCCGCCGGCCTGCCCGTGGCCGCGAAGGCCGCGTAG
- a CDS encoding PadR family transcriptional regulator: MGNERELLKGNTPTLILAVLEEMPMHGYAIAQAIEKRSGDILKFKYGTLYPALYSLESAGLIAGQWEHLESERPRKTYSITEAGQAELSKRTAAWSLFSMAVNNIIEGVKREQPA, translated from the coding sequence ATGGGAAACGAACGCGAGTTATTAAAAGGGAACACACCAACGCTGATTCTGGCCGTGCTGGAGGAAATGCCGATGCATGGTTACGCCATCGCGCAGGCGATCGAGAAGCGCAGCGGCGACATCTTAAAGTTCAAATACGGCACGCTGTATCCCGCGCTGTACAGTCTGGAAAGCGCGGGCTTGATTGCCGGTCAGTGGGAGCATCTGGAGAGCGAGCGCCCGCGTAAGACGTACTCGATCACCGAGGCCGGGCAGGCGGAACTCTCGAAGCGGACAGCGGCGTGGAGTTTATTCTCCATGGCCGTCAACAATATCATCGAAGGAGTGAAACGTGAACAGCCAGCTTAA
- a CDS encoding DUF4349 domain-containing protein, which produces MTQRHAYEDDLKAYIDGELSLLRRLAVARHLAHCASCRMEVAQMSQITEELRPETDEALDPNLRAKILADLGPASTSPVRTRRKLRPMPVFAGSVAAIAVLWCLAPIFTANHLGSPMAAKHIGLGLTQYAQDYDERSVATVPAQSMTPPGAYYNSANRTFAPTQTFDSNGKNGVTLQIKNPESRFMDDSGRIDAKQSPPVTYSVKLSDKEAGVDSTRLVHNEASIGVEVANSEASSADLATLVKGVGGYEAENSLTTDENGIRSADVTVKVPVDQFDNVMTQIGKFGKVTSKSITGEDITEKTSDADQAEQVMEDEVRRTDAELKSRGKRVTWRDQEQARDLRIQLNQSRARLELLKKMARLSSIEVTLNEKAKDPPKVTSNFWTNLWASTGAATDTLAAAFGRVLALVIWFVAYAPLWIPAILGYRWWAKKNKREESTV; this is translated from the coding sequence ATGACGCAGCGACACGCATACGAAGACGATTTGAAGGCATACATCGACGGCGAGCTTTCCCTGCTCCGCCGCCTGGCCGTCGCCCGTCACCTCGCCCACTGCGCGTCCTGCCGCATGGAGGTTGCCCAAATGTCCCAAATCACCGAAGAACTGCGCCCCGAAACCGACGAGGCGCTCGACCCAAACCTGCGCGCCAAGATCCTCGCCGATCTCGGCCCCGCATCGACCTCACCCGTCCGCACCCGCCGCAAACTCCGGCCCATGCCGGTCTTCGCCGGCTCCGTCGCCGCCATCGCCGTCCTCTGGTGTCTCGCGCCGATCTTCACGGCGAATCACTTAGGCTCCCCAATGGCCGCAAAACATATCGGCCTCGGTCTGACACAATATGCGCAGGATTACGACGAACGGTCCGTCGCCACTGTCCCAGCGCAGTCAATGACGCCTCCTGGTGCATATTACAACTCCGCCAATAGGACCTTCGCCCCGACGCAGACTTTCGATTCCAACGGTAAGAACGGCGTTACGCTCCAAATCAAGAATCCCGAATCGCGTTTTATGGACGACAGCGGACGCATTGACGCCAAGCAATCGCCGCCCGTGACGTACTCGGTGAAACTGAGCGACAAGGAAGCGGGAGTCGATTCTACTCGACTGGTGCATAACGAAGCGTCGATCGGCGTGGAAGTGGCGAACTCGGAAGCGTCGAGCGCGGATCTGGCGACACTGGTCAAAGGCGTCGGCGGCTATGAGGCGGAAAATTCGCTGACGACCGATGAGAATGGGATCCGCTCGGCGGATGTGACGGTGAAAGTCCCGGTCGATCAGTTTGATAACGTCATGACGCAGATTGGCAAGTTCGGCAAGGTGACCAGCAAAAGCATCACCGGCGAGGACATCACCGAGAAGACCAGCGACGCCGATCAAGCGGAGCAGGTGATGGAGGACGAAGTCCGGCGCACCGACGCCGAGCTCAAGAGCCGCGGCAAGCGCGTGACATGGCGGGATCAGGAGCAGGCCCGCGACCTGCGTATCCAGCTCAACCAATCGCGCGCTCGGCTGGAGCTGCTCAAGAAGATGGCGCGCCTCAGCTCAATCGAAGTCACGCTGAACGAAAAAGCGAAAGACCCGCCCAAAGTCACCAGCAACTTCTGGACCAACCTCTGGGCGTCCACCGGCGCCGCCACCGACACCCTCGCCGCCGCCTTCGGACGAGTGCTCGCCCTCGTCATCTGGTTCGTCGCCTACGCCCCGCTATGGATCCCCGCGATCCTCGGGTATCGGTGGTGGGCCAAAAAGAACAAGCGCGAGGAAAGCACGGTATAG
- a CDS encoding RNA polymerase sigma factor — MRNDQHLAERAARGERAACAEILDRYGARLHRLARTYAAGEADAEDLTQEIFVSLFKSIGGYGGRASLSTWIYRVALNQCLKHKERRAPDTLAYDETLPNGPDHPGDPERWVARRELADQVQSALGTLTPQHRDIVELHEMHGLTYSECAEILGVPLGTVKSRLSNAFRRLRDCLGGYVQDTASSAIPETASESLS, encoded by the coding sequence TTGCGAAACGATCAACATTTGGCGGAGCGGGCGGCGCGGGGCGAACGTGCGGCGTGCGCGGAGATTTTGGACCGCTACGGCGCGCGCTTGCATCGGTTGGCGCGCACCTACGCCGCCGGCGAAGCCGACGCGGAGGACCTGACTCAAGAGATCTTCGTCAGCCTCTTCAAAAGCATCGGCGGCTATGGCGGGCGGGCGTCGCTCTCCACCTGGATCTATCGGGTGGCGCTCAACCAGTGCCTGAAGCACAAAGAGCGCCGCGCGCCGGACACCCTCGCCTACGACGAAACCCTTCCGAACGGCCCGGATCATCCGGGCGACCCGGAGCGGTGGGTGGCCCGCCGCGAGCTGGCCGACCAGGTACAGAGCGCGCTGGGGACGCTCACGCCGCAGCACCGCGACATCGTGGAACTGCATGAGATGCATGGTTTGACCTACAGCGAATGCGCCGAGATCCTCGGCGTCCCCCTCGGCACGGTGAAAAGCCGGCTTTCCAACGCGTTCCGCCGCCTGCGCGATTGTCTGGGCGGCTACGTCCAGGACACGGCGTCCAGCGCCATTCCTGAGACGGCATCGGAGAGTTTATCATGA
- a CDS encoding DinB family protein gives MTKEYETYFDTLERLRMDLLYTISSLPPHTLMKSPGNGAWSVQQHVHHLLLTDEEIVRQATHPSQSRKRRSPKSALTVALVCRAPHAFPDVPISENLLDPSEAGRLALEEMTARWDATRTLLHMHLKHLTPYSRGLTMYQHPWTGRLDTIQTLRLLEAHTEHHFRQIRALTGN, from the coding sequence ATGACCAAGGAGTACGAGACGTATTTCGACACGCTCGAACGTCTGCGCATGGACCTGCTTTACACGATTTCCTCGCTGCCGCCCCACACGCTCATGAAAAGCCCCGGTAACGGCGCATGGTCCGTACAGCAGCATGTCCACCATTTGTTATTGACGGACGAGGAAATCGTCCGTCAGGCGACCCATCCCTCGCAAAGCCGCAAGCGGCGCAGTCCCAAATCCGCACTGACCGTCGCGCTGGTCTGCCGGGCGCCGCACGCATTCCCGGATGTCCCCATTTCGGAAAACCTCCTCGATCCCTCCGAAGCGGGACGCCTGGCGCTGGAAGAGATGACCGCGCGCTGGGACGCCACGCGGACCTTGCTCCACATGCATCTCAAGCACCTCACCCCATACTCGCGCGGCCTCACCATGTATCAGCACCCCTGGACCGGCCGCCTCGACACCATCCAAACCCTCCGTCTGCTGGAAGCGCACACCGAACACCACTTCCGCCAAATCCGCGCGCTGACGGGCAATTGA
- a CDS encoding bifunctional folylpolyglutamate synthase/dihydrofolate synthase gives MNFNDALLYMQGRLRLGVKLGNERFLALLERAGSPQEQLAVVHIAGTKGKGSTASFVSSILTAAGYRVGSYMSPFVYDVRERIQINGVMIPQDDFARWVGVLKPHIEAIEATELGATTEFELKTAVGLCYFAEQKVDYAVLEVGLGGRLDATNVIPHPLVTAITNIGYDHVELLGDTLAKIAREKAGIVKPGVPCVTGVPIDGEADEAIAEICRAQGAPLHHVVAGDGEFSYVADDETLLSFHTPRRRLTDVRLKMRGAFQHANAAVAVAALDAIVDERRPVLPDDRVKWGLENAFAPGRLQQIADRPAIVVDVAHNELSAQALADALRADYGAGKRRLILIAGLSKNHAPDTFLKPLAALHPAIFLATQPAFHPREATEVAEAAAALGMPDVRIVPDVPDAARAALAEAAPGDLICVTGSFYTVGDLPPQLWRDLLAERK, from the coding sequence ATGAACTTCAACGACGCGCTTCTCTATATGCAGGGACGACTTCGGCTGGGCGTGAAGCTGGGCAATGAGCGTTTTCTGGCGCTTTTGGAGCGGGCCGGGAGTCCGCAGGAACAGTTAGCGGTGGTGCACATCGCCGGCACCAAGGGCAAGGGGTCCACGGCGTCTTTTGTCAGCAGTATCTTGACCGCCGCCGGGTACCGGGTCGGCTCGTATATGTCCCCCTTTGTGTATGATGTCCGCGAACGGATCCAGATCAACGGCGTGATGATCCCGCAGGACGACTTCGCGCGCTGGGTCGGCGTGCTGAAGCCCCACATCGAAGCCATCGAAGCGACGGAGCTGGGCGCCACGACCGAGTTTGAATTAAAAACCGCCGTGGGACTTTGCTATTTTGCTGAACAAAAGGTCGATTACGCCGTCTTGGAAGTAGGACTGGGCGGGCGGCTGGACGCGACCAACGTCATTCCTCATCCCCTTGTCACGGCGATCACCAATATCGGCTACGATCATGTGGAGCTGCTGGGCGACACGCTGGCCAAGATCGCCCGGGAGAAGGCGGGGATCGTGAAGCCCGGCGTCCCATGCGTCACCGGCGTTCCCATCGACGGCGAGGCCGACGAGGCGATCGCCGAGATCTGCCGCGCGCAGGGCGCGCCGCTGCATCATGTGGTCGCGGGAGACGGCGAGTTCTCCTATGTCGCGGATGACGAGACTCTGTTATCATTTCACACGCCCCGGCGGCGGCTGACGGATGTGCGGCTGAAGATGCGCGGCGCGTTCCAGCACGCGAACGCGGCGGTCGCGGTGGCGGCCCTGGATGCAATTGTCGATGAACGGCGCCCGGTTCTGCCCGATGATCGGGTAAAATGGGGATTGGAAAACGCCTTCGCGCCTGGACGCTTGCAGCAGATCGCGGACCGTCCGGCGATCGTCGTGGACGTGGCGCACAATGAGCTTTCGGCGCAGGCGCTCGCGGACGCGCTGCGCGCGGATTACGGCGCAGGGAAACGACGCTTGATCCTGATCGCGGGCCTCTCGAAGAACCACGCGCCGGATACGTTTTTGAAGCCGCTCGCCGCGCTTCATCCGGCGATCTTCCTCGCCACGCAGCCGGCGTTCCATCCCCGCGAAGCGACGGAAGTCGCCGAGGCGGCGGCGGCGCTCGGTATGCCCGATGTGCGGATCGTTCCCGATGTGCCGGACGCCGCGCGCGCCGCGCTGGCCGAGGCCGCGCCGGGCGATCTCATCTGTGTCACCGGCTCATTTTACACCGTGGGGGACCTGCCCCCGCAGCTCTGGCGGGATTTGCTCGCCGAAAGGAAATAA
- a CDS encoding inositol monophosphatase family protein produces the protein MTMTAPTLRELLDVAVDAAYLAGRSTLGHFQTGLRPDLKADNTPVTIADKEAEKILRARILRDFPTHAILGEEEGASEGDADYRWIVDPIDGTKSFVAGVPLYGVLVGVEVRGEPSVGVIYIPALNDMISAATGLGCTWNGRSCRVSDVDRMENALVLTTSVSSCQKRSDAFDQLVSRTRIQRTWGDAFGYAMIATGRAEVMLDPAMNPWDCAPMLPIMREAGGHFSDWSGKATIHGADAVATNAALASPVMEILKSEKKY, from the coding sequence ATGACCATGACCGCCCCCACCCTGCGCGAGCTGCTGGACGTCGCCGTGGACGCCGCTTACCTCGCGGGCCGCAGCACTCTCGGCCACTTCCAGACCGGCCTGCGCCCCGATCTTAAGGCCGACAATACTCCCGTGACCATCGCGGATAAAGAGGCCGAGAAGATCCTGCGCGCCCGCATTCTGCGCGACTTCCCCACCCACGCCATTCTCGGCGAAGAAGAAGGCGCGAGTGAAGGCGACGCGGACTACCGCTGGATTGTGGACCCCATCGACGGCACCAAATCGTTTGTCGCCGGAGTGCCGCTCTACGGCGTCCTCGTGGGCGTCGAAGTGCGCGGCGAGCCGTCGGTCGGCGTCATCTACATCCCCGCCCTCAACGATATGATCTCCGCCGCCACGGGCCTGGGCTGCACGTGGAACGGCCGCTCCTGTCGCGTCTCGGACGTGGACAGAATGGAAAACGCCCTGGTCCTCACCACGTCCGTATCGAGCTGCCAGAAGCGCTCCGACGCCTTTGACCAGCTCGTCTCGCGCACGCGAATCCAGCGCACCTGGGGCGACGCCTTCGGTTACGCCATGATCGCCACCGGCCGCGCCGAAGTGATGCTGGACCCGGCCATGAACCCCTGGGACTGCGCCCCCATGCTCCCCATCATGCGCGAAGCCGGTGGCCACTTCTCCGACTGGAGCGGCAAAGCCACGATCCACGGCGCCGACGCCGTCGCGACCAACGCGGCGCTCGCGAGTCCGGTGATGGAGATTTTGAAGAGCGAGAAGAAGTATTAA
- the gap gene encoding type I glyceraldehyde-3-phosphate dehydrogenase, whose amino-acid sequence MAVRVGINGFGRIGRITYRAIQERFPNGEIEVVALNDLTDAHTNAHLLKYDSNYGPFKGEVSYEDKDIVVNGKKITVFAEKDPANIPWDTEGVDVVIESTGFFTDATKAVAHREHGVKKVIISAPAKNEDLTIVLGVNNDAYDASKHHVISNASCTTNGLAPVAKVLFDKFGIDKGLLTTIHAYTNSQRTVDTAAKDLRDARAAAQNIVPSSTGAAKAVGLVIPELKGKFTGMAFRVPTPTVSVVDFTAILGRDADPAEINAAVKEYADGPMKGILQYSDEPLVSTDLKGNPHSSIFSALDTIGLGNFVKVVSWYDNEWGYSCRVADLINFLNEKGL is encoded by the coding sequence ATGGCAGTACGAGTAGGCATTAACGGCTTTGGCCGCATCGGCCGCATCACTTACCGCGCGATCCAGGAGCGCTTCCCGAACGGCGAGATCGAAGTTGTCGCGCTGAACGACCTGACCGACGCGCATACGAACGCCCACCTTCTGAAATACGACAGCAACTACGGCCCCTTCAAAGGCGAAGTGTCCTACGAAGATAAGGACATCGTCGTCAACGGTAAGAAGATCACCGTTTTCGCCGAGAAGGATCCCGCGAACATTCCGTGGGACACCGAAGGCGTCGACGTCGTCATTGAGAGCACCGGCTTCTTCACCGACGCCACCAAGGCTGTCGCGCACCGCGAGCATGGCGTCAAGAAGGTCATCATCTCCGCTCCGGCGAAGAACGAAGACCTGACGATCGTTCTGGGCGTCAACAACGACGCTTACGATGCGTCCAAGCACCACGTCATCTCGAACGCGAGCTGCACCACGAACGGCCTGGCGCCGGTCGCCAAGGTCCTGTTCGACAAGTTCGGCATCGACAAGGGCCTTCTGACCACGATCCACGCTTACACGAACTCCCAGCGCACCGTCGACACCGCCGCGAAGGACCTTCGCGACGCTCGCGCCGCTGCGCAGAACATCGTTCCCAGCTCCACCGGCGCCGCCAAGGCTGTCGGCCTGGTCATTCCTGAGCTGAAGGGCAAGTTCACCGGCATGGCGTTCCGCGTGCCGACCCCGACGGTCTCCGTCGTCGACTTCACCGCGATCCTCGGCCGCGACGCCGATCCGGCCGAAATCAACGCCGCCGTCAAGGAGTACGCCGACGGTCCGATGAAGGGCATCCTTCAGTACAGCGACGAGCCGCTCGTCTCCACGGACCTCAAGGGCAACCCGCACTCCTCGATCTTCAGCGCGCTCGACACCATCGGTCTGGGCAACTTCGTGAAGGTCGTCTCCTGGTACGATAACGAGTGGGGCTACTCCTGCCGCGTCGCCGACCTGATCAACTTCCTGAACGAGAAGGGCCTGTAA
- a CDS encoding lactonase family protein has product MTPQAALPRFLTLCAFLVTMMNVSITPASSAEMFVYFGSHGKGPGIGFSLARFNTDTGQLTIPTFLQECVAPSYFVISHDGKRLYTCNSDPGSSVSAYAIDPATAKLTLLNEQPSGGGEPCYISLDATGHTLMVANYGPGNVAAFALKDDGSIGERTAFSQHTGSSVNPQRQEGPHAHSIHVDPTNKFVLSADLGADKLFVYRLDPKTGALTPNDPPFAAVAPGSGPRHFAFHPDGHDVYLINEMGNSIVHFGWDSHHGVLTPHETVSTLPEGFQGTSFAAEILIHPDGKFLYATNRGDNTVAVFSIEAKTGRLTLIQNIPTQGKFPRNCELDPTGRWLLVSNHDSNNAIVFHIDPKTGKLTQTGEPVAVPAPFCERFLPIR; this is encoded by the coding sequence ATGACGCCTCAAGCCGCCCTCCCACGCTTTCTAACTCTGTGCGCCTTCCTGGTTACCATGATGAATGTTTCCATTACCCCCGCGTCGTCCGCAGAGATGTTCGTGTACTTTGGCTCGCACGGCAAAGGACCAGGAATCGGCTTCTCGCTGGCGCGCTTCAACACGGACACCGGCCAGCTCACCATCCCCACGTTTCTCCAGGAATGCGTGGCGCCGTCCTATTTCGTGATCAGCCATGACGGCAAGCGCCTATACACCTGCAACTCGGACCCCGGCAGTTCCGTGAGCGCCTACGCCATCGATCCCGCCACGGCGAAGCTGACCCTTCTCAATGAGCAACCCAGCGGCGGCGGCGAACCCTGCTACATCAGCCTGGACGCCACGGGGCACACGCTGATGGTCGCGAACTACGGCCCAGGGAACGTCGCCGCATTCGCCCTCAAAGACGACGGAAGCATTGGCGAGCGCACGGCGTTTTCGCAGCACACGGGAAGCAGCGTCAACCCACAGCGGCAAGAAGGCCCGCACGCGCATTCGATCCATGTGGACCCCACAAACAAATTCGTCCTATCCGCCGACCTCGGCGCCGACAAGCTCTTTGTCTATCGCCTCGACCCCAAGACCGGCGCGCTGACGCCAAACGACCCGCCCTTCGCCGCCGTCGCGCCCGGCTCCGGCCCCCGCCATTTTGCATTTCATCCCGACGGCCACGATGTCTACCTCATCAACGAGATGGGAAACAGCATCGTCCACTTCGGCTGGGATTCCCATCACGGCGTTCTGACCCCACACGAAACCGTCTCCACGCTTCCCGAAGGATTTCAAGGAACGAGCTTCGCGGCGGAAATTCTCATCCACCCCGACGGGAAATTTCTCTACGCCACCAATCGCGGAGACAACACGGTGGCCGTCTTCTCCATCGAGGCAAAAACCGGCCGCCTCACCCTCATCCAAAACATCCCGACCCAAGGCAAATTCCCACGCAACTGCGAACTCGACCCCACCGGCCGCTGGCTTCTTGTCAGCAATCACGACAGCAACAACGCCATCGTCTTCCACATCGATCCGAAGACTGGGAAGCTGACGCAAACCGGAGAGCCCGTCGCCGTCCCCGCGCCGTTCTGCGAGCGGTTTCTGCCGATCCGATAG
- a CDS encoding DUF6968 family protein, giving the protein MSEIIAERIFDLNQDGIARNIRISMEKPCRCETGQDWVCHIVIETPDEVVKRPAYGVDSYQALEIGLSKMQVLIENLALHYRGEITLYGSANIL; this is encoded by the coding sequence ATGTCTGAAATTATTGCGGAAAGAATTTTTGATCTTAACCAAGACGGGATCGCCCGCAACATACGGATTAGCATGGAGAAGCCGTGCAGATGTGAGACGGGACAAGATTGGGTGTGCCATATCGTGATAGAAACGCCAGATGAAGTCGTGAAACGACCAGCATATGGAGTCGATTCTTACCAGGCGCTAGAGATTGGTCTTAGCAAAATGCAAGTATTAATCGAAAATCTAGCCTTGCATTACCGGGGAGAAATCACGCTTTATGGAAGCGCCAACATTCTATAA
- a CDS encoding class I fructose-bisphosphate aldolase, translated as MTRSARFHRLFAGDGRCFDVAIDHGFFNERSFLGGIEDMRSAVTTIVDAAPDAIQLTVGLAPLLQDIPGKQKPSLVLRTDIANVYGKELPRVLFSRMIANPVEQALALDAACVVVNLLLLPDQPDLHAQCVENICRIKPDCVRYGMPLMVEPLVMQANAAGGYLVDGDIDKIMPLVRQAAELGADIIKADPCDDAREYHRVVEVASGVPVLVRGGGKASEAEIFARTEELIRQGASGIVYGRNVIQHARPAQITRALMAIIHDGATAEQAQAILGHDTQA; from the coding sequence ATGACGCGCTCCGCTCGCTTTCACCGTCTCTTCGCTGGGGATGGACGCTGCTTCGATGTGGCGATTGACCATGGATTTTTCAACGAACGGTCGTTTCTAGGCGGCATTGAGGATATGCGGTCGGCGGTGACGACCATTGTGGACGCCGCCCCGGACGCTATTCAATTGACGGTGGGACTTGCGCCACTATTGCAAGACATTCCGGGCAAGCAGAAGCCATCGCTGGTGCTGCGGACGGATATCGCGAATGTCTATGGCAAGGAACTGCCGCGCGTGCTGTTTAGCCGCATGATCGCCAATCCCGTGGAGCAGGCGCTGGCGCTGGACGCCGCGTGCGTCGTGGTGAACCTGCTGCTGCTCCCGGATCAGCCGGATCTGCATGCGCAGTGTGTTGAGAACATCTGCCGCATCAAGCCGGATTGCGTTCGTTATGGGATGCCGCTGATGGTGGAGCCGCTGGTGATGCAGGCGAACGCGGCCGGCGGTTATCTGGTGGATGGGGATATCGATAAGATCATGCCGCTTGTCCGGCAGGCCGCCGAGCTGGGGGCCGATATTATCAAGGCCGACCCTTGCGACGACGCGCGGGAATATCACCGCGTGGTGGAGGTGGCGTCGGGCGTCCCCGTGCTCGTGCGCGGCGGCGGCAAGGCGAGCGAGGCGGAGATCTTCGCGCGGACCGAAGAATTGATCCGGCAGGGCGCCTCGGGAATCGTCTATGGGCGCAATGTGATCCAGCACGCGCGGCCGGCGCAGATCACGCGCGCCCTGATGGCGATTATCCACGATGGCGCGACGGCGGAGCAGGCGCAGGCGATCCTGGGTCACGACACACAGGCATAA